From the genome of Pseudomonas sp. Teo4, one region includes:
- a CDS encoding YeaC family protein, producing MSTFAQMIENITPEIYESLKTAVEIGKWSDGRKLTSEQKELSLQAVIAWEMKNLPEDQRTGYMGPQECSSKSAPIPNILFKSDSVH from the coding sequence ATGTCCACTTTCGCGCAAATGATCGAAAACATTACCCCTGAAATCTACGAAAGCCTGAAAACGGCCGTGGAAATCGGCAAATGGTCCGATGGCCGCAAGCTCACTTCCGAGCAGAAAGAGCTATCGCTGCAGGCCGTGATCGCCTGGGAGATGAAGAACCTGCCCGAAGACCAGCGCACCGGTTACATGGGCCCGCAGGAATGCTCGTCGAAATCCGCGCCGATTCCTAACATTCTGTTCAAGTCGGACTCGGTACATTGA
- a CDS encoding DUF2797 domain-containing protein, with the protein MIELARGSLSKMAVRLEAPVVQYSFRLDDTQVPVNPLIGQSIRLEYLGAIHCTHCGKRTKTSFSQGYATPA; encoded by the coding sequence TTGATCGAACTCGCTCGTGGCTCTTTGAGCAAGATGGCGGTGCGCCTTGAAGCACCGGTCGTGCAGTACAGCTTCCGCCTGGATGACACCCAGGTGCCGGTGAACCCGCTGATCGGCCAGTCGATCCGCCTGGAATACCTCGGCGCCATCCATTGCACCCACTGCGGCAAACGCACCAAGACCAGTTTCAGCCAGGGTTATGCTACCCCTGCATGA
- a CDS encoding DUF2797 domain-containing protein, giving the protein MHPLRQTHQDQFQPGLCYPCMTKLAQCDVCIMAPEKCHYDAGTCREPSWGEQFCMTDHVVYLANSSGIKVGITRATQLPTRWLDQGASQALPIMRVATRQQSGLVEDVLRSQVPDRTNWRTLLKGDAEVLDLPAIREQIFDACADGIRGLQERFGLQAIQPLPDAEVVEMRYPVEAYPKKIVSFNLDKNPVVEGTLLGIKGQYLIFDTGVINIRKYTAYQLAVLQ; this is encoded by the coding sequence TTGCACCCACTGCGGCAAACGCACCAAGACCAGTTTCAGCCAGGGTTATGCTACCCCTGCATGACCAAGCTGGCCCAGTGCGATGTGTGCATCATGGCTCCGGAAAAATGCCACTACGACGCCGGCACCTGCCGCGAACCGTCCTGGGGCGAGCAGTTCTGCATGACCGACCATGTGGTGTACCTGGCCAACTCGTCGGGCATCAAGGTCGGCATCACTCGCGCTACCCAACTGCCCACCCGCTGGCTAGACCAGGGCGCCAGCCAGGCGCTGCCGATCATGCGCGTGGCCACCCGTCAACAATCGGGCCTGGTCGAAGACGTGCTGCGCAGCCAGGTGCCTGACCGCACCAACTGGCGCACCTTGCTCAAGGGCGATGCCGAGGTGCTCGACCTTCCGGCTATCCGCGAGCAGATTTTCGACGCCTGCGCCGACGGCATCCGCGGCTTGCAGGAGCGTTTCGGCCTGCAGGCCATCCAGCCGCTGCCGGATGCCGAAGTGGTCGAGATGCGTTACCCGGTCGAGGCTTACCCGAAAAAGATCGTCAGCTTCAACCTCGACAAGAACCCGGTGGTGGAAGGCACGCTGCTGGGCATCAAGGGCCAGTACCTGATTTTCGACACCGGCGTGATCAACATTCGCAAGTACACGGCCTACCAACTGGCCGTGCTTCAGTAA
- the pepN gene encoding aminopeptidase N, with translation MRTEQPQVIYLKDYQAPEYLIDETHLTFELFEDHTLVHAQLVMRRNPERGAGLPPLVLDGQQLQLLRASLDDVELNAGDYQLDADSLTVQPKAEHFTLDTSVKIHPESNTALEGLYKSGKMFCTQCEAEGFRKITYYLDRPDVMSTFTTTVIAEQHRYPVLLSNGNPVGDGPAEDGRHWATWEDPFKKPAYLFALVAGDLWCVENSFTRQSGREVTLRIYVEEENLDKCDHAMVSLKKSMRWDEEVYGREYDLDIFMIVAVNDFNMGAMENKGLNIFNSSCVLARAETATDAAHQRVEGVVAHEYFHNWSGNRVTCRDWFQLSLKEGFTVFRDAEFSADMNSRTVKRIEDVAYLRTHQFAEDAGPMAHPVRPDSFIEISNFYTLTVYEKGAEVVRMVRTLLGTEGFRKGSDLYFERHDGQAVTTDDFIKAMEDANGVDLTQFKRWYTQAGTPRLEVSEAFDAAAQTYSLTFRQSCPATPDKVEKQPFVIPVELGLLNAEGNDLPLRLAGESAAAGTTRVLSVTEAEQTFTFEGIPAKPLPSLLRGFSAPVKLSFPYDRDQLMFLMQHDSDGFNRWEAGQQLSVQVLQELIGQHQRGEALKLDQRLITALGTVLSNESLDPAMVAEMLSLPGEAYLTEISQVADVDAIHAAREFARQQIAQQLFDALWARYQANRETSRNTAYVAEAEHFARRSLQNIALSYLMLSGKQQVLDATLEQFEHCDNMTERLTALAVLVNSSFEAERAKALEAFAEHFKDNPLVMDQWFSVQAASALPGGLARVKALMQHPAFTLKNPNKVRALIGAFAGQNLVNFHAADGSGYRFLADLVIELNALNPQIASRQLAPLTRWRKYDDARQALMKGELERILASGALSSDVYEVVSKSLA, from the coding sequence ATGCGTACCGAACAACCGCAAGTGATCTACCTCAAGGATTATCAGGCCCCTGAGTACCTGATCGACGAGACGCACCTGACCTTCGAGCTGTTCGAGGACCACACCCTGGTCCATGCGCAACTGGTCATGCGCCGCAACCCCGAGCGTGGTGCCGGCCTGCCGCCGCTGGTGCTCGATGGCCAGCAACTGCAACTGCTGCGGGCGTCGCTGGACGATGTCGAACTGAATGCCGGCGACTACCAGCTCGACGCCGACAGCCTGACTGTGCAGCCGAAAGCCGAGCACTTCACCCTCGACACCAGCGTGAAGATCCACCCCGAGAGCAACACCGCCCTCGAAGGCCTGTACAAGTCCGGCAAGATGTTCTGCACCCAGTGCGAGGCCGAGGGTTTCCGCAAGATCACCTACTACCTCGACCGCCCGGACGTGATGAGCACCTTCACCACCACGGTCATCGCCGAGCAGCATCGCTACCCGGTGCTGCTGTCCAACGGCAACCCCGTCGGCGATGGCCCGGCGGAGGACGGCCGGCACTGGGCAACCTGGGAAGACCCGTTCAAGAAACCGGCCTACCTGTTCGCCCTGGTGGCCGGTGACCTTTGGTGTGTCGAGAACAGCTTCACGCGCCAGTCCGGCCGTGAAGTGACCCTGCGTATCTACGTCGAGGAAGAGAACCTCGACAAGTGCGACCACGCCATGGTCAGCCTGAAGAAGTCCATGCGCTGGGACGAAGAGGTCTACGGCCGTGAATACGACCTGGACATCTTCATGATCGTCGCGGTCAACGACTTCAACATGGGCGCCATGGAAAACAAGGGCCTGAACATCTTCAACTCCAGTTGCGTGCTTGCCCGTGCCGAAACCGCCACCGACGCCGCCCACCAGCGCGTTGAAGGCGTGGTCGCCCACGAGTACTTCCACAACTGGTCGGGCAACCGCGTGACCTGCCGCGACTGGTTCCAGCTGTCGCTCAAGGAAGGCTTCACGGTATTCCGCGACGCCGAGTTCAGTGCCGACATGAACTCGCGCACGGTCAAGCGCATCGAGGACGTCGCCTACCTGCGCACCCACCAGTTCGCCGAAGACGCCGGCCCCATGGCCCACCCGGTGCGCCCGGACAGCTTCATCGAGATCTCCAACTTCTACACCCTGACCGTTTACGAGAAGGGCGCCGAAGTGGTGCGCATGGTTCGCACCCTGCTGGGCACCGAAGGCTTCCGCAAGGGCAGCGACCTGTACTTCGAACGCCACGATGGCCAGGCGGTGACCACCGACGATTTCATCAAGGCCATGGAAGACGCCAACGGCGTCGACCTGACCCAGTTCAAGCGTTGGTACACCCAGGCCGGTACCCCACGTCTGGAGGTCAGCGAAGCCTTTGACGCCGCGGCCCAGACTTACAGCCTGACCTTCCGCCAGAGCTGCCCGGCGACGCCTGACAAGGTCGAGAAGCAGCCGTTCGTGATTCCGGTGGAACTGGGCCTGCTCAACGCCGAGGGCAACGACTTGCCACTGCGCCTGGCGGGCGAGTCTGCAGCTGCGGGCACTACCCGCGTGCTGTCGGTGACCGAGGCCGAGCAGACCTTCACCTTCGAAGGCATTCCGGCCAAGCCGCTGCCCTCGCTGCTGCGCGGTTTCAGCGCACCGGTGAAGCTGAGTTTCCCGTACGACCGCGACCAGCTGATGTTCCTCATGCAGCATGACAGCGATGGCTTCAACCGCTGGGAAGCGGGCCAGCAGTTGTCGGTGCAAGTGCTGCAGGAGCTGATTGGCCAGCATCAGCGCGGTGAAGCGCTCAAGCTCGACCAGCGTCTGATCACCGCCTTGGGCACCGTGCTGAGCAACGAATCGCTCGACCCCGCCATGGTCGCCGAGATGCTGTCGCTGCCGGGTGAGGCCTACCTCACCGAGATCAGCCAGGTAGCTGATGTGGACGCGATCCATGCGGCCCGCGAGTTCGCCCGCCAGCAGATCGCCCAGCAGCTGTTCGATGCTCTGTGGGCCCGCTACCAGGCCAACCGTGAGACATCGCGCAACACTGCCTATGTGGCCGAGGCCGAGCACTTTGCCCGCCGCAGCCTGCAGAACATCGCGTTGTCCTACCTGATGCTCAGCGGCAAGCAGCAAGTGCTGGACGCGACACTGGAACAGTTCGAGCACTGCGACAACATGACCGAGCGCCTGACGGCCTTGGCCGTGCTGGTCAACTCGTCGTTCGAAGCTGAGCGGGCCAAGGCTCTGGAGGCCTTTGCCGAGCACTTCAAGGACAACCCTTTGGTCATGGACCAGTGGTTCAGCGTGCAGGCGGCCAGCGCGTTGCCGGGTGGCCTGGCACGGGTCAAGGCGCTGATGCAGCACCCGGCCTTCACCTTGAAGAACCCGAACAAGGTACGTGCGCTGATCGGTGCTTTCGCCGGGCAGAACCTGGTCAACTTCCATGCGGCCGACGGCTCCGGGTATCGCTTCCTGGCGGACCTGGTGATCGAGCTGAATGCGTTGAACCCGCAGATTGCCTCGCGCCAGTTGGCGCCGCTGACTCGCTGGCGCAAGTATGACGATGCGCGTCAGGCCCTGATGAAAGGGGAGCTGGAGCGGATTCTGGCTTCGGGTGCGCTGTCCAGCGATGTGTATGAAGTGGTGAGCAAGAGCCTGGCTTGA
- a CDS encoding efflux RND transporter permease subunit, whose translation MLRRCAHDQSREHQHAPSPSGKTTLLERVIFNNRPAVIALCLLVSIFLFWQATQIRPSTSFEKMIPLQHPFIEQMMEHRNDLANLGNTVRISVEAVNGDIFDKDYMETLRQIHDEVFYIPGVDRAGLKSLWSPSVRWTEVTEEGFSGGEVIPNTYNGSAESLDALRDNVLKSGQVGRLVGNNFKSSIVDVPLLESYPDPQDQGKLIKLDYQQFSHQLEEKIRDKFQAQNPNVKIHIVGFAKKVGDLIDGLVMVAMFFGVALVITWVLLYWFTWCIRSTIAVLITTLVAVVWQLGLMHAVGFGLDPYSMLVPFLIFAIGISHGVQKINGIALQSSDADNALTAARRTFRQLFLPGMIAILADAVGFITLLIIDIGVIRELAIGASIGVAVIVFTNLILLPVAISYVGISKKAIERSKKDATREHPFWRLLSNFASSKVAPVSIALALVMFAGGLWYSQNLKIGDLDQGAPELRPDSRYNQDNNFIISNYSTSSDVLVIMVKTPSESCSIHSTMAPIDELMWTMENTPGVQSAISLVTVSKQVIKGMNEGSLKWETLSRNPDILNNSIARADGLYNTDCSLAPVLVFLNDHKAETLERVTAAAKAFADSHDKEGLQFLLAAGNAGIEAATNEVIKSAELTILILVYICVAVMCMITFRSFAATLCIVLPLVLTSVLGNALMAFMGIGVKVATLPVVALGVGIGVDYGIYIYSRLESFLRAGMPLQEAYYQTLRSTGKAVLFTGLCLAIGVCTWIFSAIKFQADMGLMLTFMLLWNMFGALWLLPALARFLIKPQKLAGKEGGSIFAH comes from the coding sequence GTGCTAAGGAGGTGCGCCCATGACCAGTCGCGAGAGCATCAGCATGCACCCTCACCATCAGGAAAAACCACGCTGCTGGAGCGGGTGATTTTCAACAATCGCCCAGCGGTCATTGCGCTGTGCCTGTTGGTGAGCATTTTCCTGTTCTGGCAGGCCACGCAGATCCGCCCCTCCACCAGCTTCGAGAAGATGATCCCGCTGCAGCATCCCTTCATCGAGCAGATGATGGAGCACCGCAACGACCTGGCGAACCTCGGCAACACCGTGCGTATCTCGGTGGAGGCGGTCAATGGCGACATCTTCGACAAGGACTACATGGAGACCCTGCGTCAGATCCATGACGAAGTGTTTTACATTCCTGGGGTCGACCGCGCCGGGCTCAAGTCGCTGTGGAGCCCCAGCGTGCGCTGGACCGAAGTCACCGAAGAAGGTTTCTCCGGTGGTGAAGTGATCCCCAACACCTACAACGGCTCGGCCGAGAGCCTCGACGCGCTACGCGACAACGTGCTCAAGTCGGGCCAGGTGGGGCGCCTGGTGGGCAACAATTTCAAGTCCAGCATCGTCGATGTGCCGTTGCTGGAGAGCTACCCGGACCCACAGGACCAGGGCAAGCTGATCAAGCTCGACTACCAGCAGTTCTCCCATCAGCTGGAAGAGAAGATTCGCGACAAGTTCCAGGCCCAGAACCCCAATGTGAAGATTCACATCGTCGGGTTCGCCAAGAAGGTCGGTGACCTGATCGACGGGCTGGTGATGGTGGCGATGTTCTTCGGTGTGGCGCTGGTCATCACCTGGGTGCTGCTGTACTGGTTCACCTGGTGCATCCGCAGCACCATCGCCGTGCTCATCACCACCCTGGTGGCGGTGGTGTGGCAGCTGGGGCTGATGCATGCAGTCGGCTTTGGTCTGGACCCGTACTCGATGCTGGTGCCGTTCCTGATCTTCGCCATCGGCATTTCCCACGGCGTGCAGAAGATCAACGGTATCGCGTTGCAGTCCAGCGACGCCGACAACGCCTTGACCGCTGCGCGGCGTACGTTCCGCCAGCTGTTCCTGCCGGGCATGATCGCCATCCTGGCCGACGCGGTGGGTTTCATCACCTTGTTGATCATCGACATCGGCGTGATCCGCGAGCTGGCCATCGGTGCCTCCATCGGTGTGGCGGTGATCGTGTTTACCAACCTGATCCTGCTACCCGTGGCGATTTCCTACGTGGGTATCAGCAAGAAGGCCATCGAGCGCAGCAAGAAGGACGCTACCCGCGAGCACCCGTTCTGGCGCCTGCTGTCCAATTTCGCCAGTTCCAAGGTGGCACCGGTGTCCATCGCCCTGGCCCTGGTGATGTTCGCTGGCGGCCTCTGGTACAGCCAGAACCTGAAGATCGGCGACCTCGACCAAGGCGCGCCGGAATTGCGCCCGGACTCGCGCTACAACCAGGACAACAACTTCATCATCAGCAACTATTCCACCAGCTCCGATGTGCTGGTGATCATGGTCAAGACGCCGTCGGAGAGCTGTTCGATCCACTCCACCATGGCGCCGATCGACGAGCTGATGTGGACCATGGAGAACACCCCCGGCGTGCAGTCGGCGATATCCCTGGTGACGGTGTCCAAGCAGGTGATCAAGGGCATGAACGAGGGCAGCCTGAAATGGGAAACCCTGTCGCGCAACCCGGACATCCTCAACAACTCCATCGCCCGCGCCGATGGCCTGTACAACACCGACTGTTCGCTGGCGCCGGTGCTGGTGTTCCTCAACGACCACAAGGCCGAAACCCTGGAGCGGGTGACCGCTGCCGCCAAGGCCTTTGCCGACAGCCACGACAAAGAAGGCCTGCAGTTCCTGCTGGCGGCCGGTAACGCCGGTATCGAAGCGGCCACCAACGAGGTCATCAAGTCGGCCGAGCTGACCATCCTGATCCTGGTGTACATCTGCGTGGCGGTGATGTGCATGATCACCTTCCGCTCCTTTGCCGCGACCCTGTGCATCGTACTGCCGCTGGTGCTGACCTCGGTGCTGGGCAATGCGTTGATGGCGTTCATGGGCATCGGGGTGAAGGTGGCCACCTTGCCAGTGGTGGCCTTGGGGGTTGGCATTGGCGTGGACTACGGCATTTACATCTACAGCCGCCTGGAAAGCTTCCTGCGGGCGGGCATGCCGCTGCAAGAGGCCTACTACCAGACCCTGCGCTCCACCGGCAAGGCAGTGCTGTTCACCGGCCTGTGCCTGGCCATCGGTGTCTGCACCTGGATCTTCTCGGCAATCAAGTTCCAGGCCGACATGGGGCTGATGCTGACCTTCATGCTGCTGTGGAACATGTTCGGCGCCCTGTGGTTGCTGCCGGCGCTGGCGCGGTTCCTGATCAAGCCGCAGAAGCTGGCGGGCAAGGAGGGTGGGTCGATCTTCGCCCATTGA
- a CDS encoding DUF5629 family protein, which produces MSSLATALQSCDMLLIDGLHAFDFTFDATGLTVECMDGRQMRRWAFTTEQVAAAVGAGDEWQLNDAQGEHRLVCMSAFRAPDEDEDEPDLDEPAGR; this is translated from the coding sequence ATGTCTTCCCTTGCCACCGCCCTCCAGTCCTGCGACATGCTTCTGATCGACGGCCTGCACGCCTTCGATTTCACTTTCGACGCCACTGGCCTCACCGTCGAGTGCATGGACGGCCGGCAAATGCGCCGCTGGGCCTTCACCACCGAACAGGTCGCCGCCGCTGTGGGCGCTGGTGATGAGTGGCAGCTCAACGATGCCCAGGGCGAGCATCGTCTAGTCTGTATGAGTGCCTTTCGTGCCCCGGATGAAGACGAAGATGAACCGGACCTGGACGAGCCTGCTGGTCGCTAG
- a CDS encoding lactonase family protein has product MKTKMNRTWTSLLVASFMSLLIDAHAETLLVGSYTDGASQGIYRYHFDSKSGHIDPTPLQVVNSVSPSWLVLSADHRQLFAVNETAKGHASSFSVSSKGVIKPLNQVATKGDEPTHASLSHDQRYLFVANYAVAPNPGGSLVVVPVAKDGTLKPVVQQARHKPSGVNPGRQSGAHVHSLVLSPDGRHLYACDLGADKVFIYRYDGASPEHPLSPAIPASVALPPGSGPRHLLFDAKGRHAYLTLEMSAEVVMFDVQDGALIERQRLPLTERQEAEAKAAGGLHLSADGRFLYVSNRGTANEIVAFSVGKDDGQLSFLQRRSVEGDHPREFALDPSDNFLLVANQKSNQIVVMRRDPRSGKIGETLQTLPQDAPSDLKFVE; this is encoded by the coding sequence ATGAAGACGAAGATGAACCGGACCTGGACGAGCCTGCTGGTCGCTAGTTTCATGAGCCTTCTGATCGACGCCCACGCCGAGACTTTGTTGGTGGGCAGTTATACCGACGGCGCAAGCCAAGGCATCTACCGTTACCACTTCGACAGTAAAAGTGGCCACATCGACCCCACGCCCTTGCAAGTGGTCAACAGCGTAAGCCCTTCATGGCTGGTGCTGTCGGCCGACCACCGACAGCTGTTCGCGGTCAACGAAACTGCAAAAGGCCACGCCAGCAGCTTCAGTGTCAGCAGCAAGGGTGTAATCAAGCCGCTCAACCAGGTGGCGACAAAGGGTGACGAGCCCACCCACGCCAGCCTCAGTCACGACCAGCGCTACCTGTTCGTTGCCAACTACGCCGTCGCGCCCAACCCGGGCGGCAGCCTGGTGGTGGTTCCCGTGGCCAAGGACGGCACGCTCAAGCCGGTGGTGCAACAGGCCCGGCATAAGCCCAGTGGCGTGAACCCCGGGCGCCAGTCTGGTGCCCATGTGCATTCACTGGTGCTGTCGCCAGATGGCCGGCACCTGTACGCCTGCGACCTGGGCGCCGACAAGGTGTTCATCTACCGCTACGATGGCGCAAGCCCGGAGCATCCTTTGAGCCCGGCGATCCCCGCCTCGGTGGCGTTGCCGCCGGGCAGCGGTCCGCGTCATTTGCTGTTCGACGCCAAGGGCCGTCACGCTTACCTGACGCTGGAGATGAGCGCCGAGGTGGTGATGTTCGATGTGCAGGACGGTGCGCTGATCGAGCGCCAGCGCTTGCCGCTGACCGAGCGTCAGGAGGCCGAGGCGAAGGCGGCGGGTGGCTTGCACCTGTCGGCGGACGGGCGCTTCCTGTATGTGAGCAATCGAGGGACGGCCAATGAGATCGTGGCATTCAGCGTGGGCAAGGACGATGGCCAGTTGAGCTTCTTGCAGCGGCGTTCGGTGGAGGGTGACCACCCCCGTGAGTTCGCCCTCGACCCGAGCGACAACTTCCTGCTGGTGGCCAACCAGAAGAGCAACCAGATCGTGGTGATGCGCCGTGACCCGCGCAGCGGCAAGATCGGCGAGACCTTGCAGACATTGCCCCAGGACGCGCCTTCGGACCTTAAGTTTGTCGAGTAA
- a CDS encoding glutathione S-transferase, whose protein sequence is MILYSFRRCPWAMRARLALRYAGCDVQVCEVAMKNKPAELLALSPKGTVPVLDTGNGVLEESLDIMRWAVQQNDPQDWRLQGDPAAAMQAEALIERNDREFKAQVNLYKYAERYPEHSREHYRQQAEPWLAELEQLLDARPYLLAEHPSLADAALLPLMRQFAGVEPQWFAEAAYPRVRSWLERWLASELFKSVMAK, encoded by the coding sequence GTGATTCTCTACTCGTTCCGCCGCTGTCCTTGGGCCATGCGTGCGCGCCTGGCCCTGCGCTATGCCGGATGCGACGTGCAGGTGTGCGAAGTGGCGATGAAGAACAAGCCGGCCGAACTGCTGGCTTTGTCGCCCAAGGGCACGGTGCCGGTGCTCGATACCGGGAACGGCGTACTGGAGGAAAGCCTGGACATCATGCGCTGGGCAGTGCAGCAGAACGACCCGCAGGATTGGCGGTTGCAGGGCGACCCTGCCGCAGCCATGCAGGCCGAGGCGCTGATCGAGCGCAACGACCGTGAGTTCAAGGCGCAGGTGAACCTGTACAAGTACGCCGAGCGTTACCCGGAGCATTCGCGGGAGCACTACCGCCAGCAAGCCGAACCTTGGCTGGCGGAACTCGAACAATTGCTGGACGCACGCCCCTACCTGCTAGCCGAGCATCCGAGCCTGGCCGACGCCGCATTGCTACCCCTGATGCGCCAGTTTGCCGGGGTCGAACCGCAGTGGTTCGCCGAGGCGGCTTATCCGCGAGTGCGGAGCTGGCTGGAGAGGTGGCTGGCGTCGGAGCTGTTCAAGTCCGTTATGGCCAAGTAA